The following coding sequences lie in one Candidatus Zixiibacteriota bacterium genomic window:
- a CDS encoding helix-turn-helix domain-containing protein — MANQLKVALADAIIGLLACGWSYRRIARELGVHRETVARYDRLRVGRGSKPAKAIPGSSWDSDPKPANAIPGSSDPELPDCSLGPPSLCKSFEALIKKKLDYGLSGQRIWQDLVSEDGFTGSYSSVRRFVRRLGQGTPLPFRRMECEPGQEAQVDFGSGAWIVSEDGRKRRAHVLRIILSHSRKGYSEAVLRQTTENFIRALENAFQEKKNPPCACGLVQTAPVRC; from the coding sequence CCAACTCAAAGTGGCATTAGCAGATGCAATCATAGGGTTACTGGCTTGTGGCTGGTCGTACCGTCGAATAGCTCGGGAGCTTGGCGTTCACCGTGAGACTGTGGCTCGTTACGACCGGCTGAGAGTGGGTCGAGGCTCAAAACCGGCCAAAGCGATCCCCGGGTCATCATGGGATAGCGATCCAAAACCGGCCAATGCGATCCCCGGGTCGAGTGATCCGGAACTGCCCGATTGTTCCCTTGGTCCCCCGAGTCTCTGCAAGTCGTTTGAAGCTTTGATCAAGAAGAAGCTGGACTATGGTCTGTCCGGTCAGCGGATCTGGCAGGACCTGGTCAGTGAGGATGGTTTCACTGGTTCATATTCTTCGGTGAGGCGCTTTGTTCGCAGGCTTGGTCAAGGGACCCCGTTACCATTCCGTCGCATGGAATGCGAGCCGGGTCAGGAGGCTCAGGTTGACTTTGGCAGTGGAGCCTGGATTGTATCTGAGGATGGTAGGAAACGAAGAGCCCATGTACTTCGCATCATTCTGAGCCATTCCCGTAAAGGATACAGCGAAGCGGTCCTCAGACAGACAACAGAGAACTTCATACGCGCACTTGAGAACGCCTTCCAAGAGAAGAAGAATCCGCCATGTGCCTGTGGACTGGTTCAGACCGCCCCGGTTCGATGCTGA